The following proteins are encoded in a genomic region of Bacillota bacterium:
- a CDS encoding Na/Pi cotransporter family protein — protein MWGLLGGTGLFIFGVHMMGEGLEKTAGKRLRRILELLTNSPFVGILVGIGITVLIQSSSATTVMVVSFVDAGLLSLGQAIGVIFGANIGTTITAQLVALNLNQLALPAIGIGFLLFFLAREPRGKTLGEVILGFGLIFLGMNIMSASVEPLRDEPFFFHLMGTLSTHPVLGVVIGAMVTSIIQASSATIGMTIALAGQGIIDLTAAMGLVFGSNIGTTITALLACVGTSLNARRAALIHFLFNTLGAILFLPFISPFLTLVEATSSDLAHQIANAHTMFNIINTLLFLPFLQYMGRVVTTLLPGEEAVLERGLKYIDNRHVSRLPVNIALGQVTKELVRMGELAKASLQDAMASIYEDNSKRVQLVEQKEEIIDELEMEITAFLATVSQQGLDSSASRRLTGLLHAVNDLERVGDHSYELVRLIDTRLDKHTTFSAEARAELNELYNLALKALEASLESLRTDNMGLAQKVVEWEQQADIMERSYRDKHISRLNEGICMPAAAVVYLDIIGNLGRIIDHANNVAHMVLDDF, from the coding sequence TTGTGGGGTTTACTTGGCGGTACGGGGCTATTTATTTTTGGTGTTCATATGATGGGTGAAGGGTTAGAGAAAACAGCCGGGAAACGATTGCGGCGCATTCTTGAGCTCCTTACCAATTCTCCCTTCGTGGGCATTTTAGTGGGTATTGGAATTACTGTTCTTATCCAAAGCAGCAGTGCGACCACAGTCATGGTTGTCAGTTTTGTCGATGCCGGGCTACTTTCCCTAGGACAAGCTATTGGTGTTATTTTTGGGGCTAATATCGGTACCACCATAACTGCTCAATTGGTTGCGTTGAACCTGAATCAATTAGCTTTGCCGGCCATAGGTATAGGATTCCTGCTTTTCTTCCTGGCCCGGGAGCCACGCGGAAAAACGTTAGGAGAGGTCATCCTCGGATTCGGCCTCATTTTTTTGGGCATGAACATAATGTCGGCCAGTGTAGAGCCCTTGCGTGACGAGCCGTTCTTTTTTCACTTGATGGGCACCCTCAGTACTCACCCCGTTCTGGGGGTAGTTATCGGAGCTATGGTGACAAGTATTATCCAAGCTAGTAGTGCTACCATCGGAATGACCATCGCCTTGGCCGGACAAGGTATCATCGACCTAACTGCTGCCATGGGCCTGGTATTCGGTAGCAATATCGGTACCACAATAACTGCTCTGCTAGCTTGCGTGGGCACATCTCTAAATGCCAGGCGTGCTGCCTTAATCCATTTTTTGTTTAATACTCTAGGAGCCATACTCTTCTTGCCTTTCATTTCGCCATTTCTGACCTTGGTAGAAGCTACTTCTTCTGATCTGGCTCACCAAATTGCCAATGCCCATACCATGTTCAACATCATCAACACTTTGCTTTTCTTACCTTTCTTACAATATATGGGACGAGTGGTTACTACCCTGTTACCGGGTGAGGAAGCAGTTCTTGAACGCGGCTTAAAATATATAGATAACCGCCATGTTTCCCGTCTACCGGTTAACATTGCTTTGGGTCAAGTGACGAAGGAACTGGTTCGTATGGGTGAATTGGCCAAGGCCAGTCTACAAGATGCCATGGCTAGTATATACGAGGATAATAGCAAACGGGTCCAGCTAGTGGAACAAAAAGAGGAAATAATAGATGAGTTAGAAATGGAAATCACCGCTTTTCTAGCCACAGTCTCCCAGCAAGGCCTAGACAGCAGTGCCTCGCGGCGACTTACCGGCTTGTTGCACGCAGTCAACGACTTAGAGCGGGTAGGGGATCATTCTTATGAGTTAGTTCGTTTAATTGACACACGTCTGGACAAACACACGACCTTTTCGGCCGAAGCACGGGCCGAGCTGAATGAACTCTACAATCTGGCCTTGAAAGCCCTGGAGGCTTCTTTGGAATCGCTCCGGACCGATAACATGGGTTTAGCCCAAAAAGTAGTGGAATGGGAACAACAGGCTGACATAATGGAGCGTTCTTATCGAGACAAACACATCAGCCGTCTAAACGAAGGTATTTGTATGCCAGCTGCAGCAGTGGTTTATTTAGACATAATCGGTAACTTAGGCCGGATAATCGACCATGCTAACAACGTGGCCCACATGGTACTGGATGATTTTTAA
- a CDS encoding translocation-enhancing protein TepA, protein MPNKLRLEEQPQSPEKSASQPTDTPASNLQELGQLAPPEAPDSNIHCMTIVGQIEGHLVLPPQNKTTKYEHIIPQLVAVEQNPKISGLLIILNTVGGDVEAGLAIAEMIVSMSKPTVSLILGGGHSIGVPIAVSADFSFIATTATMTIHPIRLNGLVIGVPQTYEYLDKMQDRVVRFITKHSRVSETKFRELMFRTGELARDIGTVLVGREAVEVGLVDAEGGIEHALAKLNELVADKKLPQGRPLQ, encoded by the coding sequence ATACCAAATAAGTTGCGGCTGGAAGAACAGCCTCAGTCCCCGGAGAAATCTGCTTCCCAACCCACAGATACACCTGCCAGCAACTTACAGGAACTCGGTCAACTAGCACCCCCCGAGGCACCTGACAGCAATATCCACTGTATGACCATTGTCGGGCAAATTGAAGGGCATCTGGTATTGCCTCCGCAAAACAAGACTACTAAATACGAGCATATTATCCCCCAACTGGTTGCCGTGGAGCAAAACCCGAAAATCTCCGGACTACTCATAATTCTCAACACCGTGGGCGGAGACGTTGAAGCCGGCTTAGCTATTGCTGAAATGATAGTTAGTATGAGTAAGCCTACAGTATCGCTGATTCTCGGCGGCGGTCACAGCATCGGAGTACCAATAGCCGTCAGTGCCGATTTCTCTTTCATCGCCACCACAGCCACCATGACTATTCACCCTATCCGCCTAAACGGCCTGGTGATCGGCGTCCCGCAAACGTATGAATATCTTGACAAAATGCAGGATCGGGTAGTCCGGTTTATTACTAAACATTCCCGTGTCTCTGAAACAAAATTTCGGGAACTTATGTTTAGAACAGGCGAGTTAGCTCGGGATATTGGCACCGTATTAGTAGGTCGTGAAGCTGTTGAAGTCGGTCTCGTTGATGCTGAAGGCGGCATTGAACACGCTTTAGCCAAGCTGAATGAACTTGTCGCTGACAAGAAATTACCCCAGGGGAGGCCTCTGCAATGA